One window of the Leptospira koniambonensis genome contains the following:
- a CDS encoding UDP-glucuronic acid decarboxylase family protein: MANRVLVTGGAGFIGSHLCERLIQEGNEVICVDNFHTGRKKNVEKLLSNPRFELIRHDITEPIRLEVDQIYNFACPASPIHYQSNAIKTIKTNVLGTTNMLGLAKRVKARILQASTSEVYGNPIEHPQKETYWGNVNPIGIRSCYDEGKRVAETLCFDYHRNHKVDIRVIRIFNTYGPRMLPDDGRVVSNFVVQALAGKDITVYGDGSQTRSFCYVDDLVDGIIRMMNTQDFNGPVNLGNDGEFTVKELAELVLKETGSSSKIIYKTLPQDDPARRKPDLTLARQKLGYEPKVPLLEGIRKTVDYFKNHLD; this comes from the coding sequence ATGGCTAATAGAGTGCTAGTGACCGGCGGAGCCGGATTTATCGGATCTCATTTATGTGAAAGATTGATACAAGAAGGTAACGAAGTTATCTGCGTAGATAACTTTCACACCGGAAGAAAGAAGAATGTTGAAAAACTTCTCTCCAATCCTCGCTTCGAACTAATACGTCATGATATCACTGAGCCGATCCGACTCGAAGTAGATCAAATCTATAACTTCGCTTGTCCAGCGAGCCCAATCCATTATCAATCCAACGCAATCAAAACTATAAAGACCAATGTTCTCGGAACCACGAATATGTTGGGACTTGCTAAAAGAGTAAAAGCAAGGATCTTACAAGCTTCTACCAGCGAAGTTTATGGAAATCCGATCGAACATCCTCAAAAAGAAACGTATTGGGGAAATGTAAATCCAATCGGTATCAGAAGTTGTTACGACGAAGGAAAGAGGGTAGCTGAAACTCTTTGTTTCGATTATCACAGAAATCATAAAGTGGACATAAGAGTCATTCGTATCTTCAACACTTATGGACCTCGTATGCTTCCTGACGACGGAAGAGTTGTAAGTAATTTTGTGGTCCAAGCACTTGCAGGAAAAGACATCACAGTTTATGGAGATGGTTCTCAAACCAGATCCTTCTGTTATGTAGATGATCTTGTAGATGGTATCATCAGAATGATGAACACTCAGGACTTCAATGGACCTGTGAACTTGGGGAATGATGGAGAGTTTACTGTCAAAGAATTAGCAGAGTTAGTTTTAAAAGAGACTGGCTCTTCTTCCAAGATCATTTATAAAACTCTTCCTCAAGACGATCCTGCCCGCAGAAAGCCAGATCTGACTTTAGCTAGACAAAAACTGGGTTATGAACCTAAGGTTCCTTTATTAGAAGGAATCAGGAAAACGGTCGATTATTTCAAAAATCACTTGGATTAA
- a CDS encoding M50 family metallopeptidase, translating to MENRFLRLALLLAIIVTLLSYWNHGWVSYLKDFVVFIHEAGHAIATLISGGSVQMIELNGDEAGQTVASPTSGKSPFIFVVSAGYLGSCLVGGFLINRGFKGNLVRPTLLLLGGAVLLLTLKYTSSGGLAQRTGLLWGIFLLVSSFLPFGWDRLITVFLGTSVSLYSLYDLLDFTENVQNTDAGILAYWATGTSPGGTVPKSVLFLGYLIALLWSFFSVSIIFFSLKRAVAPRPVPDETPGFDEGPVLGLDNPFPGEVTPEVLEWFLSRGLDLNGKPLPPEFMDIERIDG from the coding sequence ATGGAGAATCGTTTCCTAAGGCTTGCACTCTTACTCGCGATCATAGTGACTCTTCTTTCCTATTGGAATCATGGATGGGTTTCTTATCTAAAAGACTTCGTGGTTTTTATTCATGAAGCAGGGCACGCGATCGCAACTTTGATCTCCGGTGGTTCTGTTCAAATGATAGAATTGAACGGTGACGAAGCAGGGCAAACTGTTGCATCTCCTACATCTGGTAAAAGTCCTTTTATATTCGTAGTCTCTGCAGGTTATTTGGGTTCTTGTTTGGTCGGAGGATTTCTGATCAACAGAGGATTCAAAGGAAATCTGGTCCGTCCCACTTTGTTACTTTTGGGAGGCGCCGTTTTATTACTCACTTTAAAGTACACTTCTTCCGGAGGACTTGCTCAAAGAACAGGTTTGCTTTGGGGGATTTTCCTTTTAGTCTCTTCGTTCCTTCCATTTGGTTGGGATAGATTGATCACTGTGTTTTTAGGGACTAGCGTAAGTTTATATAGCCTTTATGATCTTTTAGATTTTACTGAAAATGTTCAAAACACTGATGCAGGTATCTTAGCATACTGGGCAACTGGGACTTCTCCAGGTGGAACTGTTCCGAAATCGGTTTTGTTCTTGGGATATTTGATTGCTCTGCTCTGGTCCTTTTTTAGCGTATCCATCATATTCTTTTCATTGAAGAGAGCAGTAGCTCCTCGTCCGGTTCCGGATGAGACTCCTGGATTTGATGAAGGGCCGGTACTAGGTTTAGACAATCCATTTCCTGGAGAAGTAACTCCAGAAGTATTGGAATGGTTTTTAAGCAGAGGTTTGGATCTGAATGGTAAACCTCTTCCACCGGAATTTATGGATATAGAGAGAATTGATGGCTAA
- a CDS encoding methyl-accepting chemotaxis protein: MRKNLPITGREIQFAESAVIISRTDSKGKITYVSQDFADVSGFSEEEMLGQPHNIVRHPDIPPAVYEDLWGTVQSGRPWNAIVKNRAKNGDHYWVDATVTPVLENGVIIGYMSVRKKANRQQIEKAEKLFARMNGETRLFRTFFSFINSIRVKFGYLGLVTFTFACIFIPSSYLGMKLFLTDPVASTITFLAVVLGFTLCLRTIHKLKKKMSETLEIVGKVVNGNLASEFPRKEGIEDADKIYSNFRCMTISLWGLLVQMKENYQRNLKLYEELFQSVGSFERVSQKQAHAVQETAAASHELSKTIDEIVLTISEQTRSLSNVNDSIGSIDMSLGKTSESMQNLESQAGNVANKADQAKQIFNEAIQSMEQIRSYSNEINKIVGIITSISERTNMLALNASIESARAGAAGKGFSVVADEISKLAEQTKSSIKDITHLVKSTSNSVEEGALKVGQSVDVFENLQNYIEEVHNSASKVKSLLLEQSKRLGEIRSSSDQVLVLGKMMAGTSEQQKLSAGEISDSMSAISKSAEDIAATSENIRHSVKDTLEHSQKFGGILSHFKTD, encoded by the coding sequence ATGAGAAAGAACCTACCGATCACTGGCCGAGAAATTCAATTCGCTGAATCGGCGGTAATCATCTCCAGAACTGACTCTAAAGGAAAGATCACTTACGTTTCCCAGGACTTTGCGGATGTAAGTGGTTTTTCAGAAGAGGAGATGCTGGGCCAACCTCATAATATTGTCCGCCATCCCGATATACCTCCTGCAGTTTATGAAGATCTTTGGGGCACTGTTCAATCCGGCCGCCCTTGGAATGCGATTGTTAAAAACCGCGCAAAGAATGGAGACCATTATTGGGTGGATGCGACTGTTACTCCTGTTCTTGAAAACGGAGTGATCATCGGTTATATGTCTGTTCGTAAAAAGGCAAACAGGCAACAAATAGAAAAGGCAGAAAAACTTTTTGCGAGAATGAACGGAGAAACAAGGCTCTTTAGGACCTTCTTCTCATTTATAAATTCGATCCGAGTGAAATTCGGATATCTTGGTCTTGTGACCTTCACATTCGCATGTATATTCATTCCTTCTTCTTACTTAGGGATGAAATTATTTTTAACAGATCCTGTCGCTTCCACCATAACCTTTCTTGCAGTGGTTCTTGGATTTACACTTTGTTTGAGAACTATCCATAAACTGAAAAAGAAAATGTCTGAGACCTTAGAAATCGTAGGCAAGGTAGTAAATGGAAATCTTGCTTCCGAATTTCCAAGGAAAGAAGGGATAGAAGACGCTGACAAAATTTATTCTAACTTTAGATGTATGACCATCAGTCTTTGGGGACTTTTGGTACAAATGAAAGAGAACTACCAGAGAAACTTAAAACTATATGAAGAATTATTTCAATCAGTAGGTTCTTTCGAAAGAGTTTCCCAAAAACAGGCACATGCTGTTCAAGAAACTGCAGCTGCTTCTCATGAACTTTCAAAAACAATCGATGAGATCGTATTAACGATCAGTGAGCAAACCAGAAGTTTATCCAATGTAAATGATAGTATTGGGTCCATAGATATGTCTTTGGGAAAAACTTCTGAGTCCATGCAAAACTTGGAGTCTCAAGCTGGGAATGTAGCAAACAAAGCTGACCAAGCAAAGCAGATCTTTAATGAAGCAATCCAATCTATGGAGCAGATACGTTCTTATTCAAATGAGATCAACAAGATAGTAGGCATCATCACAAGTATTTCAGAAAGAACAAATATGCTCGCTCTAAACGCGTCGATAGAATCTGCAAGAGCTGGAGCAGCAGGAAAAGGATTTTCAGTTGTTGCAGATGAGATCTCAAAACTTGCAGAACAAACTAAGTCTAGTATCAAAGACATTACTCATCTTGTAAAAAGCACATCTAACTCAGTGGAAGAAGGCGCTCTGAAAGTAGGACAATCTGTAGATGTATTTGAAAATCTTCAGAACTATATTGAAGAAGTTCATAATTCTGCATCCAAAGTAAAAAGCCTTTTATTAGAACAATCTAAACGACTCGGAGAAATTCGCAGCAGTTCTGATCAGGTTTTAGTTTTAGGAAAGATGATGGCTGGAACTTCTGAACAGCAAAAACTTTCCGCAGGTGAAATTTCAGATTCTATGAGTGCTATCTCCAAATCAGCAGAAGACATAGCTGCTACTTCAGAAAATATTAGACATTCGGTAAAAGATACTTTGGAACATTCCCAAAAATTTGGCGGAATTTTGAGCCATTTTAAAACAGATTAA
- a CDS encoding DUF445 domain-containing protein, whose protein sequence is MKLGPMQSFDPIHGSTIEIISILVTCSFVGWITNYIAVQMIFYPVKFRGWRILGWQGIIPRHSKKMAGLISDVMMERLIRPYDLYKKIDPVQISDLIRDRIGEKSSSIVKDIFFADNPVIWKMVPEEAKQILEKEIREDIPKKIQEIYTSFGKDLESILGIGDLIKESLSGENANILSEIFRRCGGPEFRFIVRSGIYFGFLIGCVQVLFIAYLNQWWTMPLMGIFVGYITNWLAILMIFSPLQPKNFLFFKYQGLFLKRQIDVSREFASVVASKILNPESLIGVIFKGKGGDLIITELLSKSKELMEEKLKKKIPYASLILGSKKLEELKEKIANSILELVPETADKMKDYIEERLEIEKLVFDNLSVLPPEEFEHLLHSVFKEDEATLISLGAFLGGIAGCIQAYLVFIK, encoded by the coding sequence ATGAAACTCGGCCCGATGCAATCTTTCGATCCAATTCACGGCTCTACGATCGAGATCATTTCGATTTTGGTGACCTGCTCCTTTGTAGGTTGGATCACAAACTATATAGCAGTGCAAATGATCTTCTATCCTGTTAAGTTTAGAGGTTGGAGAATTTTAGGCTGGCAGGGAATCATTCCAAGGCATTCTAAAAAAATGGCTGGCCTCATTTCAGATGTGATGATGGAGAGATTGATTAGGCCTTATGATCTTTATAAAAAGATAGATCCGGTGCAAATTTCAGATCTGATCCGAGATAGGATTGGAGAAAAATCTTCCTCAATAGTCAAAGATATATTTTTCGCAGATAATCCTGTTATCTGGAAGATGGTCCCAGAAGAAGCGAAACAAATTTTAGAAAAAGAGATCAGAGAAGATATTCCAAAAAAGATACAAGAGATCTACACTTCTTTCGGTAAAGATTTGGAAAGTATATTAGGGATTGGTGATTTAATCAAAGAATCCCTTTCGGGAGAAAATGCAAATATTCTTTCTGAAATTTTCAGAAGATGTGGAGGACCAGAGTTTAGATTTATAGTTCGTTCTGGGATCTATTTTGGTTTTCTGATCGGTTGTGTCCAAGTCTTGTTCATCGCGTATTTGAACCAATGGTGGACCATGCCACTGATGGGGATTTTTGTAGGTTATATCACTAATTGGCTAGCGATCCTTATGATCTTCTCCCCTTTGCAGCCTAAGAACTTTCTATTTTTCAAGTACCAAGGTCTTTTCCTAAAAAGACAGATAGATGTTTCCAGAGAATTTGCATCTGTAGTAGCTTCTAAAATTTTAAACCCTGAAAGTTTGATAGGTGTCATCTTTAAAGGGAAAGGAGGAGATCTGATCATCACAGAACTTCTTTCCAAATCCAAGGAATTAATGGAAGAAAAGTTAAAGAAAAAAATTCCTTATGCTTCCTTAATATTAGGTTCTAAAAAGTTAGAAGAGCTAAAGGAGAAGATTGCGAATTCTATTTTGGAGCTCGTTCCTGAGACTGCAGACAAAATGAAGGACTATATCGAAGAAAGATTGGAGATCGAAAAATTGGTCTTTGATAATTTAAGCGTACTTCCTCCCGAAGAATTCGAACATCTCTTACATTCTGTCTTTAAAGAAGATGAAGCCACCTTAATCAGTTTAGGTGCTTTCCTTGGTGGCATTGCTGGATGTATCCAAGCATATCTCGTTTTTATAAAGTAG
- a CDS encoding LIC_10042 family TonB-like protein, with amino-acid sequence MGSRVSFFISLSIHAALFLSYYLIRNLGPENFSEQIKLSLSKGQIPSLHFSLPKSLGEGPDASSNSGLAGTPEAEIERFKNEIHFPPEALEQRLESDCSWEVVIGSNGAAKKVTTIKPCKYKVFETQFRRSVSSWKFQLPEGNIIIIPVSFRIESDE; translated from the coding sequence ATGGGCTCCAGGGTTTCTTTTTTCATTTCTCTCTCTATTCATGCGGCCCTATTTTTATCTTATTATTTGATCCGAAATCTAGGTCCTGAAAATTTTTCAGAACAGATCAAACTAAGCCTCAGCAAAGGCCAAATCCCAAGTTTACATTTTTCGCTTCCTAAAAGTTTGGGAGAAGGACCAGATGCTTCTTCCAATTCAGGCCTGGCGGGAACTCCTGAAGCAGAGATAGAAAGATTTAAAAACGAGATCCATTTTCCTCCAGAAGCATTGGAACAAAGACTAGAATCTGATTGTTCTTGGGAAGTGGTGATTGGTTCTAATGGAGCAGCTAAAAAAGTCACTACTATCAAACCTTGCAAATATAAGGTTTTCGAAACTCAGTTTAGAAGATCAGTTTCTAGCTGGAAATTTCAACTGCCTGAAGGAAATATAATAATTATTCCGGTATCCTTTCGTATTGAATCTGATGAGTGA
- a CDS encoding UpxY family transcription antiterminator, protein MSESSKSWYAVYTNSRAEKKLALELSKKGITQYLPIISTKKKWSDRIKMILLPVFPSYVFVKIDIRIEKLKVLETPGAVKFISIGEIPFVIDEEDIDAIRQLVTEYPDKIKIERENMLAPGKKVLIKNGPFKNIRARVIRKGSKSSILVSLSGMDTTVSLELDSELLETDEES, encoded by the coding sequence ATGAGTGAATCTTCTAAATCGTGGTATGCAGTTTATACCAATTCTAGGGCAGAGAAGAAGTTAGCACTAGAACTTTCCAAAAAAGGAATAACCCAATACTTGCCGATTATTTCGACCAAAAAAAAATGGTCTGATCGGATCAAAATGATCCTGTTACCTGTTTTTCCTTCTTATGTATTCGTAAAAATTGATATAAGAATAGAAAAACTAAAAGTCCTGGAAACTCCAGGAGCAGTAAAGTTTATCTCTATTGGGGAAATTCCTTTCGTAATTGATGAGGAAGATATTGATGCTATCCGCCAACTCGTAACTGAGTATCCGGATAAGATCAAGATCGAAAGAGAGAATATGCTAGCTCCAGGTAAAAAGGTACTTATTAAAAATGGTCCTTTTAAAAACATTAGAGCTAGAGTCATCCGAAAAGGAAGTAAATCGTCTATTCTTGTTTCCCTTTCTGGAATGGATACTACAGTATCTTTGGAATTGGATTCTGAGTTATTAGAAACGGACGAGGAGAGTTAG
- a CDS encoding KpsF/GutQ family sugar-phosphate isomerase, protein MGNTLDKVKKALDIEIEAILHFRENLDPNIEKAVELIFQSKGKVIVTGVGKSGDVGKKIASTLSSTGTPSYFLHPSDAAHGDAGILAQGDVVIAIGKSGESEELLNLLPTIKSIGAKLVGLTANPQSRLALDCDIVILTPVLKEACPLELAPTSSTTIALMLGDAIAMALMELRNFQKEDFALYHPAGRLGKRLSLKVDDVMRKGDKLAKVSSDASLEEVLSEITKKLVGATGVVDPSGKLIGFVTDYDIRKLLNDGKLDKSIKAKDLMNSKPTVFESGIMAYDVLQSMERREKPISVAPIISKDGALLGIVSIHDLLQKGL, encoded by the coding sequence ATGGGAAATACATTAGATAAAGTTAAAAAAGCTTTGGACATAGAGATCGAAGCAATCCTCCATTTTAGAGAAAACCTAGATCCAAATATAGAAAAAGCAGTCGAACTCATCTTCCAATCCAAAGGAAAAGTGATCGTAACCGGCGTAGGAAAATCAGGAGACGTTGGTAAAAAGATCGCATCCACTTTATCTTCTACAGGAACTCCTTCGTATTTTCTTCATCCATCTGATGCGGCTCATGGCGATGCTGGAATTTTAGCCCAAGGTGATGTGGTCATCGCAATCGGTAAGAGCGGAGAAAGTGAAGAATTACTTAACCTTCTTCCTACCATAAAAAGTATTGGAGCCAAATTAGTAGGTTTAACTGCAAATCCCCAATCTAGATTGGCATTGGACTGCGATATTGTAATCTTAACTCCAGTACTAAAAGAAGCATGTCCTTTGGAACTGGCGCCAACATCCAGCACTACAATCGCATTGATGTTGGGAGATGCGATAGCAATGGCATTAATGGAACTTAGAAATTTCCAAAAAGAAGATTTTGCATTATACCATCCTGCAGGAAGGCTCGGAAAAAGATTGTCCCTGAAAGTGGACGATGTGATGAGAAAGGGAGACAAACTGGCAAAAGTAAGTTCTGATGCAAGCTTAGAAGAAGTTCTTTCCGAGATCACAAAAAAACTCGTGGGTGCAACAGGTGTCGTGGACCCGAGCGGAAAACTGATCGGATTCGTGACCGACTATGATATTAGAAAATTATTAAATGATGGAAAATTAGATAAGTCCATCAAGGCAAAAGATTTAATGAACTCTAAACCTACTGTATTCGAAAGTGGGATCATGGCTTACGATGTTTTACAATCTATGGAAAGAAGGGAAAAACCTATCTCTGTAGCTCCAATTATTTCTAAAGATGGGGCATTATTGGGGATCGTTTCTATTCACGATCTATTACAGAAAGGACTCTGA
- a CDS encoding type I 3-dehydroquinate dehydratase, which translates to MSDNSQKIRVILTLNEEEFFGLDSLPKADFLEIRLDQFRSDKDAPEKILQKIKDLNAACVFTYRQPEDSSLKSLGVWDIENIAPLLSGLESGKHYIDLELDKDNPVFNGIDEDRFGIIRSVHSFSGIPDYEELLFFLRPVTEEVLATVKSELPFQRIFKIAALPKNEQESQEFQEYSIKLSKLCAKQNIPIGFCGILMGESGKEFRIFPEKIGSQFTYCCLGEPKAPGQVDLETLLSKRK; encoded by the coding sequence ATGAGCGACAACTCTCAAAAAATAAGGGTCATTCTTACATTGAACGAAGAGGAGTTTTTTGGTTTAGATTCTCTGCCTAAAGCCGATTTTTTAGAGATACGTTTAGACCAATTTCGTTCCGACAAAGATGCTCCAGAAAAGATCTTACAAAAAATAAAAGATCTAAATGCTGCTTGTGTATTCACTTATAGACAACCAGAAGATTCCAGCCTAAAAAGTTTAGGAGTCTGGGATATAGAAAATATCGCACCTTTACTTTCCGGATTAGAATCAGGAAAACATTATATAGATCTTGAATTAGATAAGGACAATCCCGTATTTAACGGAATAGACGAGGATCGATTTGGGATCATCCGATCTGTTCATAGTTTTTCAGGAATTCCAGATTACGAAGAATTACTCTTTTTCTTAAGACCAGTCACGGAAGAAGTTTTAGCAACTGTTAAGTCTGAACTCCCTTTCCAAAGGATTTTTAAAATTGCTGCGCTTCCAAAGAACGAGCAGGAATCGCAGGAATTCCAAGAGTATTCTATTAAACTTTCTAAACTATGCGCTAAACAAAATATTCCAATTGGTTTCTGCGGAATACTCATGGGAGAATCTGGAAAAGAATTCAGGATCTTTCCTGAAAAGATAGGATCTCAATTTACTTATTGTTGTTTGGGAGAACCGAAAGCTCCCGGGCAAGTTGATTTGGAAACTTTATTATCTAAAAGAAAATAA
- a CDS encoding tetratricopeptide repeat protein — protein MGKSFFSLLICFCIFFSSNSVFADMKEGKKAYSRKDYTEALKQFQKYNDGNPSSGEAWMYMGYIYESRKDYTKSIQAFKKAVSLNLPKKDLVNSLTKIILYHNYQRDYGEVLSYSSRLLKIDPDLSHIQKIRAAAEERYSSGGSRKPVYHEEETEQESVSSLEKKLKQEPNNKEILWRLALAYYNEKEFAKSESILSGLVKNEPENVEYGYKYGALLVRVGNYDDALVVLNRIEPKISSEREKLLYYTHLTQAAAYHKKKNFEEASKYYRKAHANKHTVLPLIGLTKIKWQQKDCDSAIKTAEKALEYGEKTREIRMYIGLCKIQIGKKEEGYDLLKEIGAAIEKENPELKELPDVYYDGILKLARYYTNNGNYEKALKYFHAVQPDEEEIREYNFYLGKTYLYTGSVDKAIAHLEKVEDSAGAYYLLAKCYAEKNDQDKTMSYIKKSGNIKSSYWSSAEKDKTFKKFRSDESFKNFLETRAGTRDHKKSEDDKEDDDSQDRD, from the coding sequence ATGGGTAAGTCCTTCTTTTCTCTGCTGATTTGCTTTTGTATATTCTTCTCTTCCAATTCTGTCTTCGCAGACATGAAAGAAGGTAAAAAAGCTTATTCCAGAAAAGACTACACAGAGGCTCTCAAACAATTCCAAAAGTATAATGATGGAAACCCTTCTTCCGGCGAAGCTTGGATGTACATGGGTTATATCTATGAGAGCAGAAAAGATTATACTAAATCCATCCAAGCTTTCAAGAAAGCTGTCAGTTTAAATCTTCCTAAAAAGGATCTGGTAAACTCTCTTACAAAGATCATTCTTTATCATAATTACCAAAGAGATTATGGAGAAGTTCTCTCTTATTCCAGTCGATTATTGAAGATCGATCCTGACCTTTCTCATATCCAAAAGATCAGAGCTGCCGCAGAAGAGAGATATTCTTCCGGGGGATCTCGTAAACCTGTTTATCATGAAGAAGAAACTGAACAGGAAAGTGTTTCCAGTCTCGAGAAAAAATTAAAACAAGAACCAAACAATAAAGAGATCCTATGGAGACTTGCATTAGCTTATTATAATGAAAAAGAATTTGCTAAATCCGAATCTATTCTTTCCGGATTAGTCAAAAATGAACCGGAGAATGTGGAGTACGGTTATAAATATGGGGCTCTTCTTGTGCGTGTCGGAAATTACGACGATGCACTCGTTGTTCTGAATCGTATTGAACCTAAGATCTCTTCTGAAAGAGAAAAATTACTCTATTATACACATCTTACGCAAGCGGCCGCTTATCATAAAAAGAAAAATTTCGAAGAAGCATCTAAGTATTATAGAAAGGCACACGCAAATAAGCATACGGTTCTTCCTTTGATCGGTCTGACCAAAATTAAATGGCAGCAAAAGGATTGTGATAGTGCGATTAAAACTGCCGAAAAAGCACTCGAATACGGGGAAAAAACCAGAGAGATCCGAATGTATATCGGCCTCTGCAAAATACAGATCGGCAAAAAAGAAGAAGGTTATGATCTTCTGAAAGAGATCGGTGCCGCTATCGAAAAAGAAAATCCGGAACTGAAAGAACTTCCGGATGTATATTATGACGGTATCTTAAAACTCGCTAGATATTATACAAACAACGGAAACTACGAAAAAGCTCTTAAATATTTTCATGCAGTCCAACCTGACGAAGAAGAGATCAGAGAATATAATTTCTATTTAGGTAAAACCTATTTATATACAGGTTCCGTAGACAAAGCAATTGCTCATTTAGAAAAGGTAGAAGATTCCGCTGGAGCCTATTATCTCTTAGCAAAATGTTACGCAGAGAAGAATGATCAAGACAAGACAATGTCCTATATTAAAAAATCCGGAAATATCAAATCTTCCTATTGGTCATCCGCAGAAAAAGATAAAACATTCAAAAAATTTAGATCAGACGAAAGTTTTAAGAATTTTCTGGAAACTCGTGCTGGAACCAGAGATCATAAAAAATCTGAAGATGATAAAGAAGACGATGATTCCCAAGATAGGGACTAG
- a CDS encoding GMC family oxidoreductase, translated as MGGIPNANSEIITPEKHESLIKEKGIKDGVWKLQAEAVIIGSGAGGAVVAATLAKAGWKVVLIEEGGYFTPAKFTGDEFLSQARLYRDAGFIIAEEQTLSILQGRTVGGSTTVNWQTSLYPPDYVTNEWDSRFGWKGYGRQEMDSYISEVHERIGVHEVPPNLINANNGTLMKGGKVLGLHPEVLKNNNRGCIGLGRCGLGCPINAKQSAFLTWIPDAIEAGATVISNMRAQYIQDGDIKTVVAEFTPDPYEKAPSNILEKVVIEAPVVIVSAGAIEGPALLQRSGLGNDWVGRNLKVHPTSTNFAIFDETINMFSGPPQSAVIKDGHNQDNTGYGYWLEVAPFRPTLASSLIPFYGQRQFDAMKKYPNMSAGIVLVRDGADGEANASVKWSLGRRKVYFEITPTDGKNLLKGLKSLAEVQVAAGAKAIIFPFPDVQDPIPVDKNSKFDWILDKSIEPGKIAIGSAHPHGSIQAAKSADLGAVDMDFQLYGHKNIFVMDASVYPTGLSVNPQITTMSVNLRAARALAQRKAEVLGNK; from the coding sequence ATGGGCGGAATTCCTAACGCAAATTCTGAGATCATCACTCCGGAAAAACATGAATCTTTGATCAAAGAAAAAGGTATCAAAGACGGAGTTTGGAAATTACAAGCAGAAGCTGTTATCATAGGTTCCGGAGCTGGAGGAGCAGTAGTCGCTGCCACTCTCGCAAAAGCAGGCTGGAAAGTAGTCCTGATCGAAGAAGGCGGATATTTTACTCCTGCAAAATTCACTGGAGATGAATTTCTTTCCCAAGCAAGATTATATAGAGACGCAGGGTTTATCATCGCAGAAGAGCAAACTCTTTCTATCCTACAAGGAAGAACAGTAGGTGGTTCAACCACTGTAAACTGGCAAACTTCTCTTTATCCTCCTGATTACGTGACTAACGAATGGGATTCCCGTTTCGGTTGGAAAGGTTATGGAAGACAGGAAATGGACTCTTATATTTCAGAAGTCCACGAAAGGATTGGTGTCCACGAAGTTCCGCCAAATCTGATCAATGCAAACAATGGCACCTTAATGAAAGGTGGAAAGGTATTAGGTCTGCATCCGGAAGTATTAAAGAATAATAATAGAGGCTGTATTGGTCTCGGCCGTTGTGGTTTGGGATGTCCTATTAATGCAAAACAATCCGCATTCTTAACTTGGATCCCAGATGCGATAGAAGCAGGTGCGACTGTAATCTCTAATATGAGAGCACAATACATCCAAGACGGCGATATTAAAACTGTAGTTGCAGAATTCACTCCCGATCCTTATGAAAAAGCTCCGAGCAATATTCTGGAAAAAGTAGTGATCGAAGCTCCAGTAGTGATCGTAAGCGCAGGCGCTATCGAAGGTCCTGCACTACTGCAAAGATCCGGACTCGGAAATGACTGGGTGGGAAGAAATTTAAAAGTCCATCCTACAAGCACGAACTTTGCGATCTTTGATGAGACGATCAATATGTTCTCTGGACCTCCTCAATCTGCAGTTATCAAAGATGGTCATAACCAAGATAATACAGGTTATGGCTATTGGTTAGAAGTTGCGCCATTCCGTCCTACCTTAGCGAGTTCACTGATTCCTTTTTATGGACAGAGACAATTCGATGCTATGAAGAAGTATCCGAACATGAGCGCAGGTATTGTGCTAGTGCGTGATGGTGCTGATGGCGAGGCGAATGCTTCTGTAAAATGGTCCTTGGGAAGAAGAAAAGTTTATTTCGAGATTACTCCTACCGACGGTAAAAATTTACTCAAAGGTTTGAAATCTCTCGCAGAAGTGCAAGTTGCTGCGGGTGCGAAGGCGATCATATTCCCATTCCCTGATGTACAAGATCCAATCCCTGTGGATAAAAATTCTAAGTTTGATTGGATCTTGGATAAGAGTATCGAGCCAGGAAAGATCGCAATTGGTTCTGCTCACCCTCATGGTTCTATCCAAGCAGCTAAATCAGCCGACTTAGGTGCAGTGGATATGGATTTCCAACTCTATGGTCATAAGAATATTTTTGTAATGGATGCTTCCGTTTATCCTACAGGATTATCGGTAAATCCTCAAATTACGACCATGAGCGTGAATCTTAGAGCTGCAAGAGCCTTGGCTCAAAGAAAGGCAGAGGTTTTAGGAAATAAATAA